The Coffea arabica cultivar ET-39 chromosome 4e, Coffea Arabica ET-39 HiFi, whole genome shotgun sequence genome includes a window with the following:
- the LOC140005533 gene encoding uncharacterized protein, with protein sequence MDRRVRGRERGRSTRQHPEGGGDREPEVNQDHGQGNVAGDPVATAINRITDVLERMTEHQAPGPVHHQGGPIDTEDRALERFLKFGPPKFYGGPEPEIAEGWWERISDIFAALNYTEERQVTFAAFQFEGAARSWWNLIKVNWDRNHIPRTWTNFTREFNAKFLPPLIQEKREDDFIKCRQGAVSVAEYEIQFTKLSRFAPELVATEQRRVRRFVQGLNVEIQEGLAAVRIDTFADAVERAQRVEVARVQVKSFQAKKRFGPSSSWEPTYVNAPPAKVGRGTGGVNSPGAPRGTLARGTGARGAGGRDIGSRGGPSGRSQTRNTPQGDRATTPQGTCGYCRRAGHTEDRCWRKQGKCLKCGSSEHQISGCPKIQEGGTPSARQATFGGNRTKVPARVYAIDDQPVPDSSEVVEGTLPIFHRLARVLIDPGATHSFVNPIFMSGINVQPVKLPFDLEVRTPMGNRSIITSLAYKNCEFWVGERKMLVDLVSLDIKGYDVIIGMDFLAHYHAKPDCRAKVLVSHHRQFCKDFEHCFETQHS encoded by the exons ATGGATCGACGAGTTAGAGGTAGAGAACGTGGGAGATCAACTAGACAACACCCCGAGGGTGGTGGTGATAGGGAACCTGAGGTCAATCAAGACCATGGTCAGGGAAACGTGGCCGGAGACCCAGTGGCCACCGCAATCAATAGAATAACTGATGTTCTAGAGCGCATGACTGAGCACCAAGCCCCGGGGCCAGTGCATCATCAAGGAGGCCCCATCGATACTGAGGATCGGGCATTAGAGAGATTCTTGAAGTTTGGACCTCCTAAGTTCTATGGAGGCCCAGAACCTGAGATAGCCGAAGGTTGGTGGGAGAGGATCTCTGACATTTTTGCAGCTTTAAATTATACGGAGGAGAGACAAGTAACTTTTGCAgcattccagtttgagggagctgctcgttcctggtggaacctaATTAAGGTCAATTGGGATAGGAACCATATTCCTAGGACCTGGACGAACTTCACTCGGGAGTTCAACGCCAAGTTTTTACCCCCTCTcatccaagagaaaagagaggatgatTTTATCAAGTGTAGGCAGGGGGCAGtgagtgtcgccgaatatgagatCCAATTCACGAAATTGTCCCGttttgctcctgaattggtaGCCACGGAACAAAGACGTGTAAGGAGGTTTGTGCAGGGACTAAacgtggaaatccaggagggatTAGCTGCTGTTCGGATAGACACGTTTGCTGATGCCGTTGAGAGAGCTCAGAGGGTTGAAGTTGCTAGAGTTCAAGTAAAATCCTTCCaggccaagaaaagatttggcCCTAGCAGCAGTTGGGAGCCGACTTATGTAAATGCTCCACCGGCTAAAGTGGGTCGAGGAACGGGTGGAGTAAATAGTCCTGGAGCACCACGAGGCACTCTAGCGAGAGGAACTGGGGCAAGAGGTGCAGGGGGAAGAGATATCGGATCTAGAGGAGGACCAAGTGGAAGGAGTCAAACTAGGAACACCCCGCAAGGAGATCGTGCGACCACCCCTCAGGGAACTTGTGGGTATTGCAGGAGGGCTGGCCATACTGAGGACAGATGCTGGAGGAAACAAGGAAAGTGCTTGAAGTGCGGAAGCAGTGAGCACCAGATATCCGGTTgtccaaaaatacaagaaggtgGTACTCCGAGTGCTAGGCAAGCCACTTTTGGAGGAAATAGGACCAAAGTTCCAGCCAGGGTGTACGCTATAGACGATCAACCTGTACCTGATTCCTCAGAGGTCGTGGAAGGTACTCTTCCAATCTTTCATCGATTAGCTAGAGTACTAATTGATCCTGGCGCAACTCACTCATTTGTGAATCCAATTTTTATGTCCGGAATTAATGTACAACCTGTTAAATTACCCTTCGATCTTGAAGTTAGGACACCTATGGGTAATAGGAGTATAATCACTAGCCTGGCCTATAAGAACTGCGAATTCTGGGTTGGAGAACGTAAGATGCTAGTAGATCTAGTCAGTTTGGACATAAAAGGGTATGATGTTATCATAGGAATGGATTTCCTAGCTCATTATCATGCTAAGCCTGATTGTAGAgcaaaagtg CTTGTTAGCCACCACAGACAGTTTTGCAAAGACTTTGAGCACTGCTTTGAAACCCAACATTCATAA